The genomic DNA tactttgacaaagagtgctagttgaacactatagaatagtgggagcatatgtcataactGCAACaatgggattggtgtattcgaacatgactcgcaacaatccaatcacattggttttactctttgacagtcaatgattgggattgttggttataatCATATAAGTGAACCTTAGACCTAagatatcatgatcacaatgtacttgtgacgtctagtcggttactagagttgttaggctcagtttaccttttggtagggccgacctcgaagAGCGACTATGTCGGGCAAGTAATAGTTGtaagtgatcaccaagaaggaattcgttctctcggaagtaaacgagttagtatcttatgcgattataagtatgtgagataagaagaccttggccaaggcagtcaaactaattgtGTGgaacacgaagggtagtttggtaatctcaccccactataaTTATTTGTgtatgatcgagttcagtgagtttgacaattattatggctctcactcggttgggatacaagaacgaaaggtttatgcacatatggtaatcataatccgaaaggttcgtaatgatctactcatttgTGTTCAATTGGATTACGACATGGGGCCATATGGCTGGATAGGTGTCACCCACATTCTTTGGTATCCTCCTATTGCCAATCGgaatgaacctagggagtcacggtTAAAGGGATAACGAATCAGTCCCGTTTTGAGtgtaggggtaaaattgtcaatttataattttacttatgggatgagtgaaattgtagaTTGGtgtagggtttttgtcttaagtttaaattgtGATTTGAATTCAATGGAGTCGAATTGATAATCAaaattagaaggactaaaagacaaaagtggttttagttacattagaactcatatttctaatagaacttctatggtaatgtttatcatattatgcaggttcatattttgaataggacttcataattgaataatgtttatcatattatgaaggttcatatttcgaatagaactcataattgaataatgtttatcatgttttatgaagtctctatgAATATGACTCCTCTCATATTATAGAAtcactcaattaattctctagtgagaaaatccccaagctctctcttcctctctaaccctagccactatttggagaaaaagaggagattgtctcttaattccagCTTGTAATCTAGAGGAGTGGGACTTTCGTTCAGTgttaggagatctacgacaatccgagatAAATTAAGCACATCAAAGAagagaaaatcattaagaggtaatttcctaggccttttaattaaattacggtgttcattaaaacaattagaatatgtcgcaatgttatttgattttttgcgatattacctaacacacttatatttataacttaattaattacaccCACCTAAGCACCGTCCTACACCTTGCTGAGATACAACATGAtgttattttcaaatttgaaactcaGTCAATACTACTTCAAACTTATAATAAGACAAAGCACTACAACTACAACACCCCACTAGCTTCCAATTGATCTATTTCTTACAGAAAAGCATTGAGCTTTTCATAAGGGTAGTAAATTAAGATATCTAAATCCGTTATCTTATCtttttcaaatacaaatttaatatcTCATTTCACATAGGTATAATGAACATTAATAATAAACTGTCATAATGAATctaatgatcatatatataatatatgaaatcAGAGAAAAGAAGCAGCTTACCGTGAAATGATCATCCTTTAATGATTGACGATAATCATTGGTCCATATAGTTGGTGGAAAATTGGCAGATATACGCTTAGTTattgttgaagaagaagaagaagaagaagaagaagaagaagaatccaAATGTTGAGCTTTGATGTTGCTAATCATATGTGAGCACTTGTGAACATTACTATTGTTCTTATTACACAATTCATGATTTCATGAAAACTTTGGTAGATAATAGAGAGCAGTACTTGTGAAACCAAGTGAAGTAAGTTGGAAATGTTGAGCTTTAAGTCGTTGGATATGGATCGCAACTATTAGCACTTATTTATAGGCAGAATCTGCAAGGATTAATTATTAGTTGGAATAATAAATTAAACGGGGTGTCAGCgccttaaaaaattatactttgAAAAGTAATAAGCACTATCTCATTCAGGTATTCATTGGTTGGCTATGGTGATGAAGTGGTCAATTTAACACCATTAGAGAAGTGGAGAATTAGACGTATAGTTGTGAAAACCTGGGTTGCTACACTTCCAATTTGATTGCAAGATTGAGGTAAATGCGACTTCTGAGGCTCCTCTGCAAATCTTATAGAAAAGGGttgttttttctatttgaaGTGGGAGAACGAGAGATACTACAagagttataattttattgacaatttttttgtgacaccctgttattttgccacaaatattagatttttggtGTCAAAAAAGTTAACCGTTAGATTAATTGTGACaacttatgtttttgtcactattataataataattgtgaCTTAGTGCCAAATatttcttgatgagaatgatgtgtgATTGTGACAAGACACATTGTcatcattataatttttcatttactatctactaaatattgtcacaaaatttaaatttcttaatCATGTTATTGGGttgtttatgataaaaaaaaaataattctaactatagtttaaattagttttgatgtctaattattttgtcactagCTAGTACAATTTCAATTATGACAATTTAGTCTCAATTACAATTATGCATCTTAtctttttgtgtttaatttagTATCTATCACAAATCTTTTGTGTCGATTATCTTTTGCGTTGACAACtttaattacaaaaactttaatttaatatctATCACAAATCTTTTATGTCAACAactttatatacaaaaattcaatttagtatctttcacaattttgcatcttatcttttgtgtcgaCAACTTTAGtaacaaaaaaactaatttaatatcTATCACAAATCTTTTGTGTCGACAactttaaatacaaaaaattcacaattatgcatcttatcttttgtgtcgaCAACTTTagatacaaaaaatttaaacatgtaGTGTCTACatccttttataaattagtttatgtggttgtaaaaattatatttttattagaatattaaaaaaattatttttcctaccCAATCACaagttatgtatatatttaaaaaaaaaagattattaggtgttttatgtaattatagataaaatttaaaaggtttttaaaattataatttatccaatATTCAAGTAATATTATAAGGCTAAGAAAATATACCTTTAATTTAGATCGTTCATAGGACATATAGCATTAAGGaaaaattttatacattaaaatcaaaattaaataaatatttaccaaatctcacaaaacaaaatctagataatgtaatctaaaaaaaataattttaaatgtatatatatatatatatatatcctcaataaacttaacatataaaaggaaTAAATGAAGATGGTGGAACTTTGAGTACTTATGTGCCTATAAGGAGATCGATGGCGGCAATTTGGCTTTATTTGATTCGGAGAACCAAAGTCACCCAATTAGCTGAAGATGTAGAGATGCATATCATTGATGGTCaaaagatttgtttttttttaatccttttatTAAATTCTTCTGCTTCGTTTATGCATTGAATAAGAgataattattgttttgcttTACCTTTTTCATCATGAAAGTTAAGTTTATTGGATTTTTTCAATGGTTGTTAtttgttaatgttttcatttttagcactttgaatcttaggttcatAGTAGGACTACATTGTTTAGATTTTGAATGtgtggttttcttcttttttttaatgatttttttactatttaaaataacaaaatgtcAAATGCAACATGGAATTTGTCTCTTCTCAAATGAgaataaataatgatatgaaagttgtaattaaattataattaaaattattttattagatctttatttttaatttttaaatacgcAGAATAATCATTAAGAAGAGGGAATAATATTACAGTCCCAAGAAAGGAGTTAAATTATAGCGGAATCTAAGGCTGAAAAGCAAAAGGGAAGATTCAAATACATAGTGGAGtattcatctccaaatttacatTAGAGAAtagtttaggataattttataattgtattttttgatatttaaatttcatattttatatatttgaaataagaaatttatactttttagtgatatttatctatttttatatagttttaaatatttttatttagtgaaaatattattgttaaataaataaatttatttgtgacaataataaacacATGACACTATCTCTAAACAATATTAGTAACGAagtattggtcaccaataaaaattacttttgaCCAAAAACATTTTGTTACCGTTTTAAATTATTAGTGTCAACAATGGTGTCACAATAAAATGAACTATTGTGACCATTTTATTCAtcactattttatattttttgtgtcaacaaaattatcacaaatagtaatatttttgtaacaATATTATTCTATCACAAAtaccaatatttttagtgacaataatTTAGCCACAAAATTTTGAGTATTTGTGGCCTCAtagttttatcaaaaatattgaAGTTTTTAGTGACAATTATTTGATCACAAATTTTTTGTGCAAATTGTGGCCGAATTTCTAAACTAGGCACATTGTATTTGCTATGGAGGTACTTGTGACGAGAAGTGACAACCTCAAAAATCGGCCATTATTACTAATAGTAACAAAAATTACTGTTTTAGTAACGACTTTGGTTTtcactaaaaacataatttcttgtagtgttagggctattactagtattcactttcgtCCCTATGGACAAACACTCTGCTTTATACTCAATATTATTACGCGATCGGCATGTACACTCCCTATCATCTGCCTCTTTCAATTCCATATGGAAAAAAATTGGTTTTGACTTTCATTAATTGAAATTGGTTCCCTCAAGCACAAAGGTTTGAGCATGACAACGACCTCTAAAAGTTTGATTTTCTTTACTCTATGATTGGGTTTTTAAGACTAATTTAAGCTCCATTGTTTGTTCTATCAACGCTTTTGACCTTTGTTGTGCACGTACGATACTCATATGCATGTAATGAACTCAAAAGCTCCGTAACGACTATTGTTTCTGTTAATTCCGCCGATATGATTTGTGGTTTAAAggacactcaaacactcataaaaaaaactcacacaaaccaaacaagaaagagacatacaagattggtaacccagttcggcgtctaCTTGCCTACATCTTGAGGCGAAGCCCGAAGATAAACAATCGACTAAAAGAGGTGGAAAATAGATGAgcacaaacacttgtcactcacttttccaacaataaagatcactaccctctctagattgtctagtgctcacacactctcctccataAGAGACACAcacaatctcagagcaaggtagcttatatagacggctcaatgtcccaaatatagcacatacatcttttagaatctctgcggctactaatttaaaaaccttctaaAATTAGTTGTTCCAACTCCTGTTTTAatatgaattgcaacatggccctgactgctggcttgactgagttctggttacgttacAAATGACCGTtagacccatcaacctctcggtcatgcttagtccgattTGGTGCAGCCCGATCAACCGATCATGACTACTaacaactagcctacctcctcagttcctcgccacgcagtcccctcgcatgGGGCGCatgtccttgtgcgtcttcacgaaacttaccaaacttgatcttctattcatccaagtttgcccttcaaatcttctcaagaaagatcttcaatccatCATCTCAAttatgccaacaataggcatgtcttcaatcatacctttAATAGTCTTTAAtcatacctactaaggtttcttcaaatcataccatcaatagtcttcaatcataccattgatagatattttttcaattaagctccatccatatttagtcttcaatcaaatcacctaaatatggtcttgatatgatcttatCTTCAAGTTGTgacattttccaaaaatagctccaccaagatcttcaaaatatttgatTTCTAAGCCAaaactccttgccatgtcaccatgctttgtCATGTCATCATTTATGCCACGTCACAAAGGTTGGCACGTCATCTTgactaggtgtcaaatcataccAATTATAGTTGCGCTAACAATTTCAATATCTTTTGATTCTTCAATTGCAACCACTAAATGTACAATTATCCTTTTAGTCCTAACAGAAGTATAGTTTTTGCCCATTTAGTCCCTTTATTATATTTGGAATTTTGAGccacttatattttttatttatttttttttcatattttaatataaaatatgccACATCATCTAAAACCAAAGGCAAAACTAATACCCATCGTGTTGTTCAAATTTTGTTCTTAGGATCTGCATGTGCGCAATTTTAACTAGTTTATCTCCCTTGTAGATCTTTTCAAGGATTTCCCAAGCaactttggatttttttttttggaaaattaattgtaattgataATGATGTTCTGACACGCTGGATGATTTGTAAAAGTGCTctaatatctttatttttctatagTTTAGAATCTATCTTTGTTCTCTGATCGGGTAGCACCTCTTATTCTAGATCAATATTATCCACATagctttttttaatagaattctaCAAGCCTTGAGATCGTAATAGTAATTCATCTTAAGGCCATAGAGATCACAGTGTGAACTTTCCAGTGTGGAAATCTTACGTGGGATTATGTTTATTACTCTAATATTCGTACAACTCTCCCTCATTGACTAGTTAGCTttgatatcacttgttaaaagCAAAAAGCGATGGAAAGACAactgataattttattaatcacacactaatattttgataaaaggGCAAACACTTAATAAGATAAACATACCTTGATGGGTTAATGAGCATGTCACCACACACTCGTACCAGATACACCAGACTACCAAAACTTGCCACACTCAATATTTGCCTACATTGTGTTTTACCTATAGAGTTATAGACCATATAATTCAAACCCTATTAAGACCATATAATTCAATGCCAATGTTATACATGCACACTGTCTCATTGTGAAAATTGATCGTATGCTTATATCTTGGTGTTCTTCTATCGCAGAGGGAATTAGGGCGAAGATGGATGACGATATGAGCACCGTTAGAAGAAATCTGGAGTTCCTTGGTCCTCGTGCGCAAGATTTGGGTGAGACTCGGACCTCTGAGGAGACGTATGTTCTAGACTTTGGCTAGGTTCTGAGTTGTTGGTGTTCTTGCGGGCTCTTGCCCTTTTGTTGATCCTCTTGTTTATACtttaccacatctagtggttggTGACTtttgtacattttttttgttattttaatttaaagtggtttatccacctttttcaaaACTTAAATCACCTAATACTATTTAAACTTATAGTAAATAGCCATActcaaactataatcctattttatctcaaattaatttttaaataattaaataattcagtgCTTATGTTTACCATAAATTCCatcataaaaatacaaattaaaattaaaaaactggaatattattttattttgacaattttGACATGTCTACAATTAAGTTACTCCATGTTTTGTAGGCATGtgaaattcaaattatttttgagaaattattcGGTATGTGTTCCCATGGCTTCAGCGTGGCACCATATATATcaagttggttttttttattatttttatatatttttatatgtttatatatgtgGCTTAAGTGCCACCTTAGCGTATGATATTTGACACatagtttttagtttaaatttttatttttagactgaTTTGGGAAAGAATTTCCTTTGCAAGATAAGAGGCTTGATATACAAAAATCGAGTATTTGAAATTAACACACAGAGTTTATAGCATTAATCTAAAGTATTAAAGATGTCTATCTAATAATGGAAATTTACAAGAATGTAGTTTTCGaaatttgatccaaaaataaataattagatggtggttttttttaaatatgtttttaaaaaataatacttataAGAGGTTTTGAAAATTCTGAAtcaaaaattaacaattaataacaatttttgaAGTATGAGTAAAAAAACACAGGGCTTAAAACTCATATATCTTGTGTGTTCAATGCGAGTAAGCACAAATGattgattttgtataatttgcataaaccataaaactaaaacacattgaaaataaattaacaacttaggtaaaataaaagtataaacttgtttgttgaaatttaattacttaattatatatattattaggtaaaataatgttttaaagtcaagaacttagcatacacAAAGATAATAGTTACATTTTACCAAGGGGAATGGGTTCAATCAGAAGTGATAAAACCCTATTCTGGGTCTTATAATTTGGTATGCCATATCCATCTCCATTTTGGTAGATGCAATGTGATGTACGTGCAATATTCATTGCCAAATTATTTAAAGATGCATCAAATGGAGAATTCATTGTGAAGATATTTGTATTTAGTTGCTTCCATGTTTCTCGTATAAGGTCTTTTATGTACTTCCTCCCAATAATCTCTGAAACACCTTTCTCATTCATGTAACATTGGATGGATTTGTTGACATCACCTCTATTGACCTCTTCCtatgaaattataaatgatAGAAGTAAGTAAATctaagtaaattttatttttgaagagagaaataagaaaagaaaatttgctTCTTAATTAGTCATAAAAACCAGTCACTAGTGCAAGGACTCACAAgcaaatataaaagaagaaaaactttTTCACACAATTTGGGTTACACCCTTTATAGAAGTACATACATAATCCTTTAACTCCTTTGGCATTTATGATAATATAGAAACCCTAGAAGACATCTAGAATTTCTAAGAGACACCATAGAAACCCAGGAGACAATTGGGAATACTAAAGTTACCATGTAtgataaacacaaaaaaatgagATAGCAATTTAAAGCATAACATTAACATGCAATATAACCCTAGTAACAATCAATATATTCCACTTacacttatatgtatatatatatatgtgtgttgtttttttctttactccACTTGCTAGCAAActaataatattacaataaattccaacatatataatgaaaagataatgctatcaatcaaatttttttaataaatcaatcaaatttttttaataaatcaatcaaattttcAATCCAAGAATCTTGAAAAGCTTTTTTATGATCTTTAATAACTGCCACTCTTGTTTGAAAACAATCCGAATTTTCACATTAAGTTTTTCAAAGTTATGACACTTCAATATTATGATGTAGATAATAATACTATGTAAAGTgaagaattaaatttttaacttaCCGTTGAAGTTCCAAGATCATTGCAAAGGCGAAGAATTAGAAACGATCGCTGCATTACAATTGGAAAATTCTCTAGACTTTCCAAAGCTTCCATTGATACAGCTTCACTTATCccaaaaaatgaatgaaaaaaaataggaaatgtCCCAATTGAAATCCATGCATTATCCAAGTACTCCTTTGTATTTGGTTTATAATTATTGTGTGCCCACTTTGCCTCCACCAAATAAGCTTTGCACAATTCTAGCCACTGTCATCATATTAAACTAtgtaaaaataatgttatagtttaaaatatataaaaaaaaattaaacaaaaaaacttcaatgaaaataattaaaatagcaaaaaataaaataaaatattattctatAATTCCTAAATCTTATAGAGGCttaaaatgcatatatatttatatatataagcataaaATCAATATAAGATACACATAACTAAGTGTATGCATTAATCAATCATAGCATGGGATAGCAAAATATTTTAGCATCCAAGATCTGaagtaatataattaataataaaagtaatataatcaTGCTTAACCGCTATCATATACAATGTTCTTGAAAATTATAATACTAATTAAGTTGGTAACATACTGATTTTTTTAGGTATGGAATGCAGTTAACATTCCTCAATTTGAGGACCTTGTATGCAGTATCATTTGTTGTGTTGAAGAGTCCTAGAAAACACATCTTCATGTACTTTGGAAGGTAATCTATGTCATTAACATCCCATctgaaaattatatgaaaaacacaaaatatgaTTTGTAAgtatttcattgttattttatacttttgttCAGATAAGAAGACTAATAATCACCTATCAACAGCAGAAGTAAAAAGCTCAAGTTCATCAAGAGATCCATAGATGTCATAAATGTCATCTATAGTTGTTATCAGACAATTAACTTGGGTAAGAGTCTGGCGGTAGAAAGAGAATTTTGGATTAGATACCCATCCCATGGCAAATAAGAAGTTTTCGACTAATCTGTCTCTcgggaaacttaaatcatcgTCAAGAAGATTGAGAGTAGCCCACCACCTGTAACAAATAATCTCTTATTGATTAGTTTAGCATGCATACAAACTTGCATGTGATCTGTTCCTCTTATTTCAGTTCAATATAGATCATCTAATATAATTATCGTTTTAAGATGCTCTAATTCTTGCATATCTCCATCATATAGCATCATATCCGTATAATATATTAAGCAAGTTCTttgtattatatcatatttggcataattaattcaaataaatgaaTGTTTGTGATGAAGTGatacatataaattatttacgTACGTTATTTGCTCTTACCGAGAACATTGCTTGAGCTCTCTTTTGTATATACTTTGGAGCATGTTGAAGTCTAATTTGGCAAACTCTAACAAATTAGGGTTCATGTTGTCTTCCTTCTCGTACATACCAATGAACCAATAAGTGTGCAACCTTGATATTCTCCAATGCATTGGCAGCTCTAAAGCATGTTTTATATGCTCCTTGAGTATGCTATCTAAGTCTTTTTCCTCCATTATGGTCTCAaggtgttttgttgagaatacCCTAGCTTTATCCAATGTATCCTCTCCTTTCATGACAAGATGAGAGGCCTCGTACAAGCTAAGCATTCCTTTTATGTCATTGCAAAGGCTCAATTGGAAGTTACCATTTTCATCTTTGAATCCATCAAAAACTCCTATCCacaagaattaaaaacaatatcaaTAAAGACAGTTTATCCTTTAACTAGAATTAAAAATGCATTTCACATGATTAAGAATTTAGCTTTTCTTTTACATCTTTTAGCACCagaaataatattaaatgatataataaataagttaaaattaattactcaTCTAtagtttacttttattttaaatctatttaaaataaattataaatatcaaatgTTTATGGCTTACCTTGTGAAATCTTGAAACCATGTTCTCTTAGAAGCCTAAAGAGCAGTGAGGTGGCAAATAAATCATCCTTTAAGATATCAATGTTTTTGTCCAGTAAAACATATATGGTTCCAATGGCATCCTTGATCTCTCTCTCAAAGTGATATGCAACTCCAAGCTGCCTTACAGTGTCAATGAGCTTTAATTGATCGATGATACCTTTGTTTtcatgaaacaaatattttgtAGCATCTTTGAACTTTTCAATCCTCGATGTAAATTGCTCTTCCTACAATGAAAGTTAGAATATATTGCCcatgaaaatatatta from Dioscorea cayenensis subsp. rotundata cultivar TDr96_F1 unplaced genomic scaffold, TDr96_F1_v2_PseudoChromosome.rev07_lg8_w22 25.fasta BLBR01000644.1, whole genome shotgun sequence includes the following:
- the LOC120254818 gene encoding terpene synthase 10-like is translated as MACSHFQLTSLGFTSTALYYLPKFSRSHERCNKNNSNVHKCSHMISNIKAQHLDSSSSSSTITKRRSANFPPTIWTNDYLQSLKDDHFLQGGGYGAQEEQFTSRIEKFKDATKYLFHENKGIIDQLKLIDTVRQLGVAYHFEREIKDAIGTIYVLLDKNIDILKDDLFATSLLFRLLREHGFKISQGVFDGFKDENGNFQLSLCNDIKGMLSLYEASHLVMKGEDTLDKARVFSTKHLETIMEEKDLDSILKEHIKHALELPMHWRISRLHTYWFIGMYEKEDNMNPNLLEFAKLDFNMLQSIYKRELKQCSRWWATLNLLDDDLSFPRDRLVENFLFAMGWVSNPKFSFYRQTLTQVNCLITTIDDIYDIYGSLDELELFTSAVDRWDVNDIDYLPKYMKMCFLGLFNTTNDTAYKVLKLRNVNCIPYLKKSWLELCKAYLVEAKWAHNNYKPNTKEYLDNAWISIGTFPIFFHSFFGISEAVSMEALESLENFPIVMQRSFLILRLCNDLGTSTEEVNRGDVNKSIQCYMNEKGVSEIIGRKYIKDLIRETWKQLNTNIFTMNSPFDASLNNLAMNIARTSHCIYQNGDGYGIPNYKTQNRVLSLLIEPIPLGKM